The Acidithiobacillus ferrooxidans ATCC 23270 genomic interval CGCGGAAGGTGTCCCCGGCAGCAAGCACCACCGTGAAACCTTCCGCCTTCCAGCGTGCCGCCAGTTTACCGATGGTGGTCGTTTTGCCTGCGCCGTTGATACCGACCATGAGCAACACCTGAGAATGCCCCTTCTCGGGCGACCAGGGTTGTGCGCGGGGACGCAGGATATCCAGAAGCGACTCGCGCAGTGCCGCCTGGAGCGCGGCGGGGTCCGTGAGTTCGTTGCGACGCACCCGCTCCGTGACGCTGTCCATGACTTCGCGGGTTGCGGCGCTGCCGAGATCCGCCTGTAGCAGCAAGGCTTCCAGTTCTTCCAGCAGATCGGCATCGATAACCTTTTTACCAAGTACCAGACGCCCTACACCCCCGGCCAGTTGTTCCCGGCTGCGGGCCAGACCTTGCCGAAGACGAGAGAAAAGTCCCTTGGGGGTATCTTCCGGGATAGTCGCCACAGTGGCAGGGGAGTTCACCTCTTCGGCGAACGTTTCCCCCGCAGGGAGGCTTTTGTTACGCTTGAACCAGTCGAACACCATTGGGTTAAGCAGACCTCAGACGCCATGAATCTTTACATTATCCACCGAAGGGCGGAATCGAACAATGCGCGGGATGCCCGCGCGCAGCTTGCGGGACGATCTCCGCTGGCGGGCCCCTGCATATGAGCATCTCCATCATCGCGGGGCGTCATCGCGGGCGACGCCTGCTGACTCCGGCCGGCCGTACCCTGCGCCCCACGCCGGGCGCGGTGCGGGAGAGGCTGTTCAACTGGCTGGAGGGGCAGGTGGCCGGGGCGCGGGTGCTGGATCTTTTTGCCGGTAGCGGGGCGCTGGGACTGGAGGCCTGGTCACGCGGTGCCAGGGAAGTCGTTTTTGTCGAACGGGACCCCGGGCATCGCCGGCTTCTGGCCCGGAATCTGGCCGCCTGCGGCGTAGCGGCACAGCAGTTGGCGGGAACGGACGCGCTGGGGTACCTGCAACAGTGTACCAGGCCCTTCGATATCCTTTTCGCGGACCCGCCTTTCGATCAGGGCTGGCCAGCCCGGATGGCGCGTCTGCTGTGGAAGGATCGGAAACTTGCTGCGGGAGGCTGGCTCTACCTGGAAACCTCCGCTGCGGAGCAGTGGGACGACGCCCTGATCCCTCGCCACTGGCAAGCCCACCGGCGGGGCCACTGCGGTACTGCACACTATGTTCTCTATAGGACCTTGCCGGAGCACCCCCATGACTAAGTCCGACACAGAGCGCCGGGTCATTTATCCCGGCACCTTCGACCCCATCACCAATGGCCATGAGGATCTGGTGCGGCGAGCTGCGGCACTGTTCGACGAGGTCGTCGTCGCGGTAGCCGCCCAGACGGCGAAAACTACCATTTTCCCTCTCGCCGAACGGGTCGCGCTCGCCGAGGCGACTTTAGGCGCGATTCCGGGGGTACGGGTACGCCCCTTTCCCGGTCTGCTGATTCATCTGCTTCAGGAAGAAAGGGCCCACCTCATCCTGCGCGGATTGCGCGCCATATCGGATTTCGAGCATGAGTTTCAACTGGCTTCCATCAACCGACGTATGGACGCGCGGATCGAGACGCTTTTCCTGATGACCTCCGATCAGCATACGTTTCTCTCATCCAGCCTCGTGCGGGAAATCAGCCGCCTGGGGGGGGACGTGGATGCCTTTGTCCAGCCCGTGGTGGCTGCGGCCCTGAAGCGGCATTTTTGTATCGGCATGGACCCCGGTGCCGCAGAAACGTAGAATACCGGGCCACCCTGAGGAGAACACGATGTCCCTGCTCATTAACGATCAGTGTATCAATTGCGATGTCTGCGAGCCGGAATGCCCCAACAACGCCATCAGCATGGGCGCGCGGATCTATGTCATCGATCCCGGCCTCTGCACCGAGTGTGTCGGCCACTATGACACTCCGCAATGCAAAGAGGTTTGCCCCGTGGACTGCATTGTCAGCGACCCTGACCATGCGGAATCGCCGGAGGCCCTGCAACA includes:
- the ftsY gene encoding signal recognition particle-docking protein FtsY, whose translation is MVFDWFKRNKSLPAGETFAEEVNSPATVATIPEDTPKGLFSRLRQGLARSREQLAGGVGRLVLGKKVIDADLLEELEALLLQADLGSAATREVMDSVTERVRRNELTDPAALQAALRESLLDILRPRAQPWSPEKGHSQVLLMVGINGAGKTTTIGKLAARWKAEGFTVVLAAGDTFRAAAVEQLQGWGRRAQVPVVAQGTGADSASVIFDALTTTRARGSDLLIADTAGRLHTQGHLMEELKKIRRVLGKQDPEAPQQIWLVLDAGTGQNALNQARQFHDAVGLTGICITKLDGTAKGGVVAAIAKALPIPIRYIGVGEQVEDLRPFDPESFVDALFAESKS
- the rsmD gene encoding 16S rRNA (guanine(966)-N(2))-methyltransferase RsmD, yielding MSISIIAGRHRGRRLLTPAGRTLRPTPGAVRERLFNWLEGQVAGARVLDLFAGSGALGLEAWSRGAREVVFVERDPGHRRLLARNLAACGVAAQQLAGTDALGYLQQCTRPFDILFADPPFDQGWPARMARLLWKDRKLAAGGWLYLETSAAEQWDDALIPRHWQAHRRGHCGTAHYVLYRTLPEHPHD
- the coaD gene encoding pantetheine-phosphate adenylyltransferase, with the protein product MTKSDTERRVIYPGTFDPITNGHEDLVRRAAALFDEVVVAVAAQTAKTTIFPLAERVALAEATLGAIPGVRVRPFPGLLIHLLQEERAHLILRGLRAISDFEHEFQLASINRRMDARIETLFLMTSDQHTFLSSSLVREISRLGGDVDAFVQPVVAAALKRHFCIGMDPGAAET
- a CDS encoding YfhL family 4Fe-4S dicluster ferredoxin, giving the protein MSLLINDQCINCDVCEPECPNNAISMGARIYVIDPGLCTECVGHYDTPQCKEVCPVDCIVSDPDHAESPEALQQKFLRLTGQC